The following coding sequences are from one Manis pentadactyla isolate mManPen7 chromosome 13, mManPen7.hap1, whole genome shotgun sequence window:
- the LOC118933481 gene encoding transmembrane emp24 domain-containing protein 9-like isoform X2, whose amino-acid sequence MAAEQGVRVVWPWPGVGLSTMVRAFLLLLCFAARGGALYFHIGETEKKCFIEEIPDETMVIGNYRTQLYDKQREEYQPATPGLGMFVEVKDPGDKVLYVLLPLARTDFFTYLLS is encoded by the exons ATGGCTGCGGAGCAGGGCGTGCGGGTCGTCTGGCCCTGGCCGGGAGTCGGACTAAGCACGATGGTTCgggccttcctgctgctgctgtgtTTTGCGGCCCGCGGAGGCGCGCTGTACTTCCACATCGGGGAGACGGAGAAGAAGTGCTTTATCGAGGAGATCCCGGACGAGACTATGGTTATAg GGAACTACCGGACGCAGCTGTATGACAAGCAGCGGGAGGAGTACCAGCCGGCCACCCCAGGGCTTGGCATGTTCGTGGAGGTGAAGGACCCAGGGGACAAG GTTTTATATGTGCTGTTGCCTCTGGCCAGAACAGACTTCTTCACTtatcttctttcatga
- the LOC118933481 gene encoding transmembrane emp24 domain-containing protein 9-like isoform X3, which yields MAAEQGVRVVWPWPGVGLSTMVRAFLLLLCFAARGGALYFHIGETEKKCFIEEIPDETMVIGNYRTQLYDKQREEYQPATPGLGMFVEVKDPGDKGNQHRAS from the exons ATGGCTGCGGAGCAGGGCGTGCGGGTCGTCTGGCCCTGGCCGGGAGTCGGACTAAGCACGATGGTTCgggccttcctgctgctgctgtgtTTTGCGGCCCGCGGAGGCGCGCTGTACTTCCACATCGGGGAGACGGAGAAGAAGTGCTTTATCGAGGAGATCCCGGACGAGACTATGGTTATAg GGAACTACCGGACGCAGCTGTATGACAAGCAGCGGGAGGAGTACCAGCCGGCCACCCCAGGGCTTGGCATGTTCGTGGAGGTGAAGGACCCAGGGGACAAG GGTAACCAGCACAGGGCTTCGTGA
- the LOC118933481 gene encoding transmembrane emp24 domain-containing protein 9-like isoform X1, translating into MAAEQGVRVVWPWPGVGLSTMVRAFLLLLCFAARGGALYFHIGETEKKCFIEEIPDETMVIGNYRTQLYDKQREEYQPATPGLGMFVEVKDPGDKVSWALSPAESSALHLAPDQAGAGSSPPGFRICQTAKDSWWCGKIRIFTPGQTWAVALLAAPLSFFPTAAGPRQISHLP; encoded by the exons ATGGCTGCGGAGCAGGGCGTGCGGGTCGTCTGGCCCTGGCCGGGAGTCGGACTAAGCACGATGGTTCgggccttcctgctgctgctgtgtTTTGCGGCCCGCGGAGGCGCGCTGTACTTCCACATCGGGGAGACGGAGAAGAAGTGCTTTATCGAGGAGATCCCGGACGAGACTATGGTTATAg GGAACTACCGGACGCAGCTGTATGACAAGCAGCGGGAGGAGTACCAGCCGGCCACCCCAGGGCTTGGCATGTTCGTGGAGGTGAAGGACCCAGGGGACAAGGTGAGCTGGGCCCTTAGCCCCGCCGAGTCCTCCGCTCTGCACTTAGCGCCAGACCAGGCGGGTGCTGGCAGTTCCCCTCCTGGTTTCCGCATCTGCCAAACTGCTAAAGACAGTTGGTGGTGTGGGAAGATTCGGATTTTCACTCCAGGCCAAACGTGGGCTGTTGCTTTGCTAGCTGCTCCTCTCAGCTTCTTCCCGACTGCCGCAGGACCCCGCCAAATCAGTCACCTTCCCTGA
- the LOC118933479 gene encoding transmembrane emp24 domain-containing protein 9-like — MRRSGPRHLRTPGARRGGNAAGRGLAGPPGSCRPRATLQRPQAPRRGRQLAWEGGGVPAGRQALGPRRARAGMRRSAGPGLALSLLLALVGRGGAFYLEVRELEEKCFIQEIPDGTVVIGNYKTELYDPAMEKYQPSPQWINLFVFVKDPENKNLLARQYGPQGSFTFTSQSPGEHQICLHLESIRFALFYDGKLAIHLDMQLGEHTTDYAEFAAKDKLTLLHLRVQQLVEQVVQIQKEQEYQRWQEERFRQTSESTNQRVLWWSILQTFILVATGIWQMQHLKSFFKAKKLV; from the exons ATGAGGCGCTCGGGTCCGCGGCACTTGCGGACCCCGGGGGCGCGGCGGGGCGGGAacgcggcggggcggggcctcGCGGGGCCTCCCGGGAGCTGCAGGCCGCGCGCGACTCTGCAGCGTCCGCAGGCCCCGCGCAGAGGCCGGCAGCTCGCCTGGGAAGGTGGCGGGGTCCCTGCGGGGCGCCAGGCGCTGGGCCCGAGGCGGGCCCGGGCGGGGATGCGGCGGAGTGCGGGCCCCGGACTGGCCCTGTCGCTGCTGCTGGCGCTGGTGGGCCGAGGGGGCGCGTTCTACCTCGAGGTCCGTGAGCTGGAGGAGAAGTGCTTCATCCAGGAGATCCCCGATGGCACCGTGGTCATAG GTAACTACAAGACCGAGCTATACGACCCTGCTATGGAAAAGTACCAGCCCTCTCCGCAGTGGATCAATTTGTTCGTGTTTGTGAAGGACCCCGAGAACAAG AACCTCCTGGCCCGTCAGTATGGCCCTCAGGGCAGCTTCACCTTCACCTCCCAGTCTCCTGGAGAGCACCAGATCTGCCTTCACCTGGAGTCTATCCGATTCGCCCTCTTCTATGATGGCAAGCTG GCCATTCACTTGGACATGCAGTTGGGTGAACACACCACCGACTATGCGGAATTTGCAGCCAAGGACAAACTGACCCTGCTGCATCTTCGTGTGCAGCAGCTGgtggaacaggtggtgcagatcCAGAAGGAGCAGGAGTACCAGCGG TGGCAAGAGGAGCGCTTCCGGCAGACCAGTGAGAGTACCAACCAGAGGGTGCTGTGGTGGTCCATCCTGCAGACCTTCATCCTCGTGGCTACTGGCATTTGGCAGATGCAACACCTCAAGAGCTTCTTTAAAGCCAAGAAACTGGTGTAG